Below is a genomic region from Belonocnema kinseyi isolate 2016_QV_RU_SX_M_011 chromosome 4, B_treatae_v1, whole genome shotgun sequence.
AAAAgctcaaaattaaataatcaaaacaaaGTTCTtgtaagagttaatttttttaaaattctataacttgTTTGGAATTCGTAATATTTAAAGGACATTTTGAAAGTCATACGTATTTCCTTAACACGCTTAAAAATATCAGTCACTTAAAAATACAACATACAGGTGAATTAATATTGACATATCAAAGATATCTTCATATTTCGCATATTTCCACTTATTTTCCGCCTAACTTAGCATTGAATATTATAgaagtaaattcaactttttttcttgattagTGGAATAATTTCACATAAAGCTAAAATTAGGAAAGGTCATTCTGTGACGATTCAGGATTTTCAATAtgtacaatttattttataatgctctcttaaaactatttaaatttatttaaatataaagaaaaaatacgatctaaaaaaattattcatttaaaatttaaaaatattagattgaaaaatatcaagggtgaataataatgataagttaagtgttaaaaataaaaagagtttaaataaaaagaaaatttttaaaaatcaagatagATGAAAATTAGCCTTCTTAAATCAATACCTTGGactcaataattaaataatttctttaattttgaatgattttaatttcagagttctgaatttttgtgttgaatgatgaatttttaatctttctcatctataagttttaatttttcaattaaaattgaaagttttaagtATACACATTTTCTAATATCACAATTATTACGAATTCCTTTTTTGTCggttttaaataagttttttatttgttcaattttttagggTTCgtagaaggaatttttttatttttaatgtttttcaatttaaattttttttaattttaacgttttttcagaatatttaaattttaaagattcagaattgaaaatatttccgtATTGAACTGTGTTaatgaaaatgaacttattttttgttctgagaaaaatttgtctaaacaattctttagtttaaatatatttttttaatataatgaaaacttaaaaatctagattttcaTAATCTTGTACTTTACAAGACTTagtttcaaattgtcaaatttaaatcgcttcaaattaaaaataatttgaatgacaagagtttttaataataaagttttgcATTGCTTTTGtatgttaaacaatttccaatCCTTTGTAATGAAATTTTCCTGTTTTCAAAAACTTACATTTCCAAATTATACGAATTTGAATGTTCttatttagaaataatgatataaatttaataacttaccattcaatttggatttttaaattatttgactaaCATTTTTCtacatctacaaatttttaattataaatattttcaattgaaaattgttcattctaattttgtcaattttcaaacgcttttaactagaatttgttaattattattagttttcttcttaaattatctcaacttaaagtttaaaactttgtttatttataaattgttaaataattaatatctatgattttaggaaataaaaattcaaatacgtatACGCTTTAAAGTtgtgaaactttcaaattttttgaaaatcattcaatttcgaggTTGCTCAattcaatacaaattattaaattttgaatgcttttaaatataaattatacaattttcgttCTTTTCTAATGAGATtgtccaattttttatatttcagtcttaaatttttttaatttttagagctcctgatttaacattttaaaatttgaagtgattaaaTTTGGACCGCTTTGATTCATAAATGATACTAGTAccatttcagttaatttttaaaaaaatatatcctaatctaaaattgtctaatttgcttgaaaaaaattgaatattcatagtttttcttaaataataaattttgaattgtcaatatttttttgatgttagGCTATTTTCTGTTggtacttaattatttaaaatacgtaCCAATAACATTGGATTATTTGTTATATAATTTGAagtttaagagaattaaaaaattagcaattACAAATTCTATAACCTAAAATAAACAACTAAAGAAGtacctaaaataaattaaataaccttaaaaaaatcaaataactaagtaattcgaaataaaaaattaaaactgaatgtgttaaaaatggactaaaaacggaatatttgaaacaaaaatatattaggaACTTAAAAATTTGCCAAAACTTTTGGTCTTAGTTTTCTTCACACtcacataaataattgtttttttcaatagtcctagttcaaaatgttaaaaaaagttacatcattattttgttgatttaaaaaaaagtttttaagttgaagtatttttataaatatgtttttatttatatgattgtGAAGAAAACTAAGACtgggattttttaacattttttataaagttcttaTATTTTTCGCAATCATTTACATAGTAATTTGTTTGTGGGGTTGTTAAATCATTCAAGGAttgtcaattttttcagattacgtATAACCGtgagattttttcatttaaacatttcagtctttattgttaaaaatgtttctgttCGAATATCAATGAACGAgtaaagtaattttcatttatcCATTTATTCATTTATCCTCCAACTATTGTTTCTTCTGTAACtcaagaaatattttctgaaatcagaattattatattatttaaataatgaatatacataataactttttcaaggaatctgtattgtcatcagaaaataacagaaaattttaacgtcttttcagactagatggagttgtgaattaaaaattatttaagttaagtcttttaaattttgttttggtattttttacggaaaaactttaatttaaatatatttaaaaaaaaaaaatcataaataaacgcATGGTCTTATTCTTAAGAAGTAAAATGTATATATGCAATGACAGTAAATAATAAATGTCATCcggcaaatttataaaaaataatctcttgaaagATTCACCTGAGTTAAAGAGTTTACGATTAAAAAACATCCGTTTtcgaatgacaatttttaaaagcaaatatgCCAATCTCTGTCTCATTAAAATAAAAGGTCTTCTTAGAAAACGTACATTTGAAATACTCATtgtaaatctgcattttttaatttatagccgTCTTTTCgttatctaaaatttgaaattattcattcTTCTATCTACTTTATTGGAATTGTGTATTTGCCTTTTCGatattttcactaatttggaaaaaaaagtgccggattgaaaaagatatatattcatctcaaaaaacttttttaaactcacAAAAGTTGTTACACATATAAAACGAAAAATTCTTCTCCAATATgtgtctaaaaaaaaattttcgaacattatcgcacattacattttttcaatttctaattttcttcgcAAAAAGAAATGAGAGATTTTCATATCCATCTGTACCATTTAGCTTGGCTTTCATTAGGTTACttgaaacaatacatttttacataaaattgtcTGAGGAACCCAAATTCaggtaatttacaaaatttattgtttgactcacatttacaatttttatttacagttatTTTGCATGCATCCTTTAATTagtaaatttcttctaaaaatatataaataaattacttatatCAAAGAACCAACTGTAATACTTTAAAATGTATCTGtcgtgaataaaaatgtaatcatagaaaaaaataattactgataaaaaatcataataccGATGAAGccacttcaaacaaaaaatattattttaagtgaaaaaattaaaaagttaatgttgTTTTCAAACTGATATTTtcttactattattttttatgaatttttaaagaacagcGAATATTCATAGACTATCGcttattttttccaacaaattttaaatgcatacatacatgaattccgtttttttttttaaattagtaaaaaattacagtaagaaaaaattgaaatgcaaacattgttattgtaataattatttttggttttccCGTATATTCGACCCAATATTAGATACAAgtgtaaaaaaatagataaaaaattggttttggaATCCACTGCACCAGAAGCACTTTTAAAGggatttttcaaagataaaaaacgGGATTCCATTTATCAGACGCAATTTTGCATATTATTGCCTGATTTTTTGCCTACGGCATCAAAATATTATTCTGTTACGCTAACCAGACCCCGAAGCGCGTCAAATTACCCGCAGTGAACGAccctttcccagtgggcacaaaatttggcgacgtatttacgacatcgttacgacatctttacgacaactttatgacaacTTTAGCACATCCTATGTCTATGCCATTTCGCTGTCtttaagatgtcgtaaagacatcgtcagatcatgtgacttatttacgatatcgtaaagacaccataacgacatagacataggatgtcgtaaagttgtcgtgacgatgtcgtaacgatgtcgcaaagacgttgccaaactttGTCCCCGCTGGGttcattgttatgagatgcaggccgaataaaaaaactgaaatgatgaaagaactggttgatttaattttaattaacacaattattttatttatataatttaaatgaagtaaaaaatattaaagaaaatcagTTAACATTtgctataataattaaaatgttaaagtgCATACCAAGTAATAGTCCCGTATACCGCAGCGCAagaggaaatgcatttttttggtttagcaaagtctaaaaaatacaattttgtcttaattaaaattctttattttttttttattgaagtgcaCTGAATTTCAAAGAGTACCCAGACAaaacatatttacatttttatttatttattatatgtttacttaaattatgagaaaatcgaaatttttcacaaaatcatttttagctCTATGACAACGGTTGGCATATAATAAAAATCATCTTAAATCAACGCAAAACTACTTCcacaatgtaaataatttgatttttgtatgttattgttattatacaaatattacattttaacaaatagccaagattgtaatttttgttgaaacaaatgtGTTCTTccatgaaaatgctttaaattattgtaaacttGCTTATTAGtaacgattttcataaaaaacaacaacaatgattgttataagcaattatttgcaaaaactgaacattttttattttttactttttttcctttATCATCTGAATTCATGTAGATAtttcgaaaactaatttttctttgatGATATTTGTTAAACTAACACAATTGttgattatgtaaacaaatttaataagcaaacaTAAAACTTTGGcgtgaaaaagatttttataaccTGTTTCTATGtcaaattaataatgaataattgttattatttaattctaagtatcacggaattttaaagtatttaaaaatattattattttgcttagaaaaaattgttctcaTCTGGGAATAGTTAACATTATTGTGACATTCATTTTcacttacattttctaaaaaaaaaataataattgtcatttttataaacaattgttttgaaaatttttgaaagttgtgattttttaatttaggattttCCTTCATCAGATGAATTTCTTCAGAtaatattgaaaagaattcaggtttaataatatttgttaaaatacaacaattatttattctacaaccaaatttaataagtaaatataaaatttcggttttttggtctccaaaataatttttttgcactaaaattgttttgaaatttcgcgAGAGagatttttagtcactttttccatgtaaaattaacaataaattttcatgataattgATCAttgttagttttttattaaaaacttaaatttttaagaaatttttatgaaacactTAAATtagttttagtgaaaatattcTTTTCCAGGCTATAGTGCCAAagctttgaattaatttatataatttcttaacaaGATAAACActtgatgaattttaacaaaaataatttaaagtatgttATTATCAAGAATATTTGCCTCAAGTCAGATAATGAAGGAAAATCTGAAAATGAAAAACAGCAAATTCtccaattttccagaaaaattgtttataacaatgataatttttcatatttcatagaaatttttccTGACGATCTCTTCCacaatattttacagtatttctatataaaaaaaattgtgtccaTCAAAAATCGTTCAATCAAAAAAGtgttcttcttgtttaaaaattcatttattttaatcaggaattcatttcttgggtttgaagatgcatttttttaaaatttttctttttgtatagaaTGGTTGAAAGTAATATTGCTTttggaaattaaaccatttttctgacaaatttttggtgttaaatttattttttaaactgataatttaaacgtttttcgttgaaaattgatctattttgttaataattcgtctctgtagttgttttaaattagatttttaacattttgagcttctgcttttagtagaaaattattgttttagaaatttaattatttattcgcaAATTCAATATTTCGCTTGGAAATTGAAATGCACTctatataactatttaatttttcgtttaataaattacctttttcagttttaaattcatatttttcgatagaaaattattattcttatttgaaaatttatttcttggttaataatttaactgttaagttgaaaattcgatttttttggttagcatcttttttgtagttgaaaatttacaaattcagttgaaatttttttttattttaaaaattatcctttcccagtaagaaattcgtcttttttgtagaaaagtgttcttcttgtttaaacatttatttattttaattaggaatttattttttggatttgaagaTGCATTTTTTGGTCAGActtttctttttgtatagaaTAGTGAGATTTCATATtgcttttggaaattaaactatttttctgacaaatttttggtggtaattttattttttaaactgataatgtgactgtttttcgttgaaaattaatctattttgttaaatattcgttttttgttgttgttttaaattagatttttaacattttgagctTCTGCTTTCAGCataaaattattggtttgaaaattaaattatttgtttgcaaattcaatattttgcttgtaaatttaaatatatactatataactttaatttttcatttaataaattatcttttttagtttaaaattcatatttttcaatagaaaattattattcttgtttgattatttattttttggttaataatttaactgttaagttgaaaattagatttttttttttggcattttttttgtagttgaaaatttacaaatttagctaaaatttttttttttggttttaaaaattatccttttccagtaagaaattcgtcttttttagtaaaaaagtgttcttattccaaaattcattcattttaattaggaattcattttttgggtttgaaaatgcattttttggtaaaaattttctttttgtatagaatggttgaaagttcatattgcTTTTGGAAACTAAACTATTTATGTTACAaatttttggtggtaaatttatttttcaaactgataatgtaaccgtttttcgttgaaaattaatctattttgttaaaaattcgttttttgctgttttttagaattttatttttaatattttgagcttctgctttcagtaaaaaattattgttttgaaaattaaattatttgtttgaaaattcaattttttctttgaaaatttaaatatattctatataaatatttaatttcttattgcataaattatctttttcagttgaaagaaattttgtcttttgtggaatattattagtatttttgttcgtaaattcattttttatgttgacaatttcaatattttcttataaattcgattttttttcattaaaaattaagtttttgaatagaaaatttaactgtttcatttttggttgaaaattactcttcttatttgaaaattaatttcttttttcaaaaagttaaatacacattttgttgaaaattccatttttttcggaaaatttaactagtccattttgaAGTAAATACTTATATTGTTctagtttgaaattcttttctgaagatgaaagttggaaaattttgttgcatttttttatcttaaaaatgtatatttttagttaaaaatttatattttttgctggcGAATCGTTCTTCTTGTTTTACAATTCATCTGgtaaataaaagttaattgttttaactgcaaACTAGAGTGTAAActaaacttttcagttgaaaattgtatttttcaaagtcttttttgttgttgaaaattaaagaatttgtcaaaaatttgtttattatttgttagaaatggATTGTTTGTTTCATGTTAGTGCAGTTGAATTACGTCATGAGTATAGAAAAAGAGAGAGGGAGACACCAAGGCGTGAATGGCGGGCGCCTAATTCAGCTAttaggatgatttttttttttttcacggATAACGTTCTTCTTTAACTTTATCCAGAAGGTTTTTTGTCTTAGATGcacgaaaaaaacaaatttaacacatGAAGTGAAAATTAAAgcacgaacaattttttttttaacttgcagcACCCATAACTTTTTTTCGATGCATCAAACGGACCATAATACCTGATAATTATAATTAGGAAAACTGCTAAAGAATCGAAATAGCCCAGTTTTGTCTTCTTAGGGCGAATAGAACTCAAGCGATCCATAAAAATAGAAAGTAATACGTTTTTCAACATGGCGGCGAAAGGGTTAATGCTGCGCATGCGCAAACTCAGATTTAACACTTTCATTTAACCACTAATGAATACTAAAAAAAGCTCAGACTATGTATAAAGATGGAAGTCgtcaatgtaaaattttctaattgcactGGACTATAACACTGAGAGTTACTGCAATTTTCTCTACTGCTCTCCCCTTTTTCGATTCTTAAAcgaaatagaaacattttttcccAAAACGAGCTGTGCTTAGCAAGATAGGATAATACTTAGATGCTGTATGCAACAAagcagacaaaaatattcaaaattgcgtcTGAAAAATGGAACAccgttttctatttttaataaatccccttaagcgTCGAGTCcagcaaaaattgtattttaacaaaaattctataTTAACAAATGATGGcttacagaattttgaaataagtaaatagttctgacgttttaaaattaacgaaagccgagaaaacataaataagaacgtaaatattgattaattaattagaaaaatgccCCCATAAGGAATTCAATTcaggagaaaaaaatataaaagaatcgGGTAACACAACtagtaaaataatagaaaataaaaacttttatcttcTCAATTTCTAATTGCTTGCAATATAGATTAAGGAGATTGGATGTTTCTTGTTGGTACTTTAACACGCGAATTTACAAATGATGACATCATGGCAAGTACAAATCCTTGGCTGAACAAATTTCGTTTATCGAGGAAGGATTataacacaatatttatttttaagctcaaataaatattgttttaaagaaCAAATTGATATAATACTtaagataaattatcaattgGTACATTTAGAAGGATCAAAAATAGGATTGATGGTtctaggaaaaatattttcaaaattgtagatgATACTTTACGTGTACTTCGAGGAAGTTCATCTGTACTAGACAATGtagaaaactttgacaaaaattaaagagTATAATTGAAGAAAAGTTAATTATCCTTAGATATCATTCAGATAAGAAGgtgtctttaaaaaaagtaatccttCTCGTACCTGTCTGGGTTTGAACCAAGTggatatatttttaagcaaatataattatttgacaaaaagattATCTTAAAGCTAGTCACAAAAAGATAAACTGTGCTGTAAAAATGTGCTTCTTGAATCCAATTATAATCAGgcaattatatttcaaagtttatgaaatgcaaaataagaaactatttcatagaaaaatttcatTCTGCAGAAATAAAATGCCCACTTATCCGACGACTTCTCTGCAAAATATAGAATATTACAAGTATAGTAGTTTGAATGGGATCGACAAGGTCAATAATAAGTATTAGTTTCAATTTTACATAacgtgatttttattttttatacctgaaaaTGTTGACTAAACGAATATCCTTCCACTAAATGCATTCCaacaataaattgaattaaaatgttattttttctattttcatggtCTGAGTTgtaatattgtatttattttattattgtattaacttaattaaatattttgtatttttcacgtAAATTCAAAGATTCTcttcatcttttaaaattgatttaataaattcCCTAGAAGAAGAATAACCGAACACAATACTTTCATTACGACACAAACTTAGACTTTCTGTATGCAAAACTGGAATAATTTCATTGTCCGCTTCATTAAATGAATCACTAATATcattaattccttttttattatttgtaaaattaaaaatattatttgtactTTCTAATGGAAGAATGCCATTATCAGGAAGATCAGATGCAAAAGTAATATCAGATTCAGGAATAAATGACCTTTTTTTTCTACGAAGATCTTCATTTGACGGTTCTGAATCTGAAGCATCATTTTCAGTCGGCTCCGTTGGTACAGTTGGTTCAGTTTGTACATTTGATTCAGTTGGCCCAATTGTTGCATTTATTTCATTTGGTACACTCGCTTCTTcatttgaagaataaatttcaatattagcCTTCATTAATATCACAACAGCAGAAAGCGTTTCCAAAAACATCAATaccaacaaaatattattaagtcCACTAGAAATTGCTGAATATCTAGTTACATTTCTATTTTCACTGCTGACTTGATTCATCGTTCTTAGCAAGTTATCAAGAGCTTTCTCCTTTGAGATGGGTTTTttcaaatctggaaattctaaataaaaaaccaatttcattccataatgttattcaaaaattcttataaaataagGCTATGACTGGATGATGAAAACTTTcggatttttaagttttcaagaataaaatatatCTCACCTTCATTTACTTCAATAAGATCTTGAGACTTTTGATGATAAGAACCCAGATCTTGATTagccttaaaattttctttaacgaATCTTTTATCACTGGCAAAAAATGTACCAACCCACTCAGACAAGGTTTGCAAAACCACAGAAAAACTTtgccaattaaaatatttaagtgtaGCTTTTCTCAAAGATTTCTCTATATAAATAGGAATTTGATTAGACTCGATAACAGCGTTTAATAAATCTTGAGTTACACCATTCTTAAAATCATCCAGTGATTTAGAAACTTTctgatatcttttaaattctttaggattcttttctgattttttcttcaattctctttttcttttttcccctTGATCGTAAATAAGAACATAATCAGAGCAATCTTGAACCATACTTTTAGCCATTGAACTTTTCGAAATTACTctcgaaaaaagacgaattacttTTGataaaggagatcttttttttaaatttttaccagtaAATGTTTGGACAATATATTCCATTTGTTTTGTTGTACCAATAGGTCCTCTTCGAATGTTACATTCAAagttttgacctttttttaatttacaactctTATCCAAATCTACTACACTTCTAACCCATTTTCTTGGAAATACTtgtttcatgaatttcacaaaaccCCGGTTTTTGGGTGGAGTTTTGGTTTGAGACTCATAACAAGATTTTATTTTATCCCAATCTGAAACACATTTTTCATAACCACCTGGTTTAATATCTTCAACAGCATTGCAAACTGATTCAGAAGTTTGCAGTTCTCGCTCTGCTTgaggttttttaatatttttctggaGATAATCAATTACTTCATTTGCGGAATGTGCTGATCCATAATTGACAGCTTTCTGAAGATCATCCCTGAGATAATCTCTGGTCATgcaatcaatataaataaaaagttcgtCCGTAAAGATAATAAAGTCTAAATACTTAGGTTTTTTCCAATTTGAGTTGGTAAATTTGGATTTACTTGTCTGATTTCCGTACAAGAAATCTGAACCTTTATGACAGCCTGATATTAACAAATCTACGACCTCGCCGGCTAGTACTAGTCCGTTGTGAATCAAACTGTTTGCTAAAGACTCATTTTTTGCAGGAAGAATTATTTCAGGCCgattttcgtttttcaaaattcctaaacttCTGAAACCACTTCTTAAATTTTCGATAACAACTTTGGTAGAGATGGTGactaaatcttttatattttctcCTTTCAGTGAAGATGTTTTTAGAGTTTGTTTCAAATCTTTACTAGTGGGTTTTGAAGTATATAGTATGAAACGTTTTATGGAATCTTCTACTTCTGATAAaggttttccaaaaattacaagACTCATTTCATTTGTGGgatttttcagatttgaaaacCCGAAATCTGCATTTTTGGTACTGATCACTAGATGAGTAAGTGAACCTGCAGAAAttgagaaacaaaaaataaaattggtagaCTTGtaaaaatttagtataaaataaaaaaaaatatttgtctcacCAAGCACCAAGAAGAAAAATAACTTAACGTGACGCATTTTGGTACAATAATCTTTTGAGAACTGTAGTTTCGACTTATATAGAAGATTATTTTGCACTTATCTTTATAGGTTTTCCTTTTCTGACAAGGTTGTAAAATCTTCTTTCCGGTTTTCAAGTTTCGAAGGATGCTTAATTTTAGTTATCGACccataaataaaagtttattgcctcgttttatttttatttatttttgaaacaatgcttagatgtttttcatttttatgagaaaataatctacccgaaaaataaaatgatct
It encodes:
- the LOC117172092 gene encoding uncharacterized protein LOC117172092, producing MRHVKLFFFLVLGSLTHLVISTKNADFGFSNLKNPTNEMSLVIFGKPLSEVEDSIKRFILYTSKPTSKDLKQTLKTSSLKGENIKDLVTISTKVVIENLRSGFRSLGILKNENRPEIILPAKNESLANSLIHNGLVLAGEVVDLLISGCHKGSDFLYGNQTSKSKFTNSNWKKPKYLDFIIFTDELFIYIDCMTRDYLRDDLQKAVNYGSAHSANEVIDYLQKNIKKPQAERELQTSESVCNAVEDIKPGGYEKCVSDWDKIKSCYESQTKTPPKNRGFVKFMKQVFPRKWVRSVVDLDKSCKLKKGQNFECNIRRGPIGTTKQMEYIVQTFTGKNLKKRSPLSKVIRLFSRVISKSSMAKSMVQDCSDYVLIYDQGEKRKRELKKKSEKNPKEFKRYQKVSKSLDDFKNGVTQDLLNAVIESNQIPIYIEKSLRKATLKYFNWQSFSVVLQTLSEWVGTFFASDKRFVKENFKANQDLGSYHQKSQDLIEVNEEFPDLKKPISKEKALDNLLRTMNQVSSENRNVTRYSAISSGLNNILLVLMFLETLSAVVILMKANIEIYSSNEEASVPNEINATIGPTESNVQTEPTVPTEPTENDASDSEPSNEDLRRKKRSFIPESDITFASDLPDNGILPLESTNNIFNFTNNKKGINDISDSFNEADNEIIPVLHTESLSLCRNESIVFGYSSSREFIKSILKDEENL